One window of the Triticum dicoccoides isolate Atlit2015 ecotype Zavitan chromosome 3B, WEW_v2.0, whole genome shotgun sequence genome contains the following:
- the LOC119279488 gene encoding monothiol glutaredoxin-S3-like, whose amino-acid sequence MQQAKAPAPWLTATATAMISSTDDVRRTVQAKPVVVVGRRECCMAHVARCLLLGQGANPAVLEVSDDADPAALVFALWPKDNSTKVATEVAFPVVFIGGRLLGGLDSLMAMHMAGELVPVLKQAGALWL is encoded by the coding sequence ATGCAGCAAGCCAAGGCGCCGGCACCGTGGCTGACGGCGACGGCCACTGCCATGATCAGCAGCACCGACGACGTGCGGAGGACGGTGCAGGCGAAGCCAGTTGTGGTGGTGGGGCGGCGGGAGTGCTGCATGGCGCACGTGGCCCGGTGCCTGCTCCTGGGCCAGGGCGCGAACCCGGCGGTGCTGGAGGTCAGCGACGACGCCGACCCAGCTGCGCTCGTCTTCGCGCTCTGGCCCAAGGACAACAGCACCAAGGTGGCCACCGAAGTCGCCTTCCCGGTGGTGTTCATCGGGGGCAGGCTGCTGGGCGGGCTGGACAGCCTCATGGCCATGCACATGGCCGGCGAGCTCGTGCCGGTCTTGAAGCAGGCAGGAGCCCTCTGGCTTTGA